The following are encoded together in the Pedobacter steynii genome:
- a CDS encoding DUF4256 domain-containing protein has protein sequence MKNQNKTLLPEQREELLKTLKDRFEKNKNRHQDIEWAKVQARLEASTEKLWSLDDMEVTGGEPDVVGYDQKTGEYIFYDCSAESPKGRRSFCYDSAALESRKEHKPANNALDAAAAMGIEILTEEQYRELQQLGKFDTKTSSWIKTPADIRKLGGALFCDYRYGTVFLYHNGAESYYAARGFRGSLRV, from the coding sequence ATGAAAAACCAGAATAAAACATTGTTACCAGAGCAACGTGAAGAATTACTCAAAACCCTGAAAGACCGATTTGAGAAAAATAAGAACCGTCATCAAGATATAGAATGGGCAAAGGTGCAGGCCAGGTTGGAAGCCAGTACTGAAAAGTTATGGTCCCTGGACGATATGGAAGTTACTGGTGGCGAACCGGATGTAGTGGGCTATGATCAAAAGACCGGTGAATACATCTTTTATGATTGTTCGGCCGAAAGCCCTAAAGGTCGCAGAAGTTTTTGTTATGACAGTGCGGCGCTGGAGTCAAGGAAAGAACATAAACCTGCAAACAATGCATTGGATGCTGCTGCTGCCATGGGGATTGAAATCTTAACCGAAGAGCAGTATCGTGAGTTACAACAGCTTGGAAAGTTCGATACAAAAACTTCGAGCTGGATTAAAACACCTGCTGATATCCGAAAACTAGGAGGGGCGCTTTTCTGCGATTATCGCTATGGAACGGTCTTTTTGTACCATAATGGTGCGGAATCTTATTATGCAGCCAGGGGCTTCCGTGGCTCGTTAAGGGTTTAA
- a CDS encoding DoxX family protein, with translation MTKTKKIIYWVSTLWLSLGMVSTGVVQILKMKEQVDLVVKLGYPGYFLTMLGIWKILGVIAVLIPKFPLLKEWAYAGFFFSMSGAIFSHIAVGNPISDILPPLLLLVLTIVSWYIRPEDRKISSVNL, from the coding sequence ATGACAAAAACAAAAAAGATCATCTATTGGGTTTCTACACTATGGCTGTCGTTGGGAATGGTGTCAACAGGAGTCGTACAGATACTAAAAATGAAAGAACAAGTAGATCTTGTGGTAAAATTGGGCTATCCCGGCTACTTTTTAACCATGCTGGGCATCTGGAAAATTCTGGGCGTTATTGCTGTCCTTATTCCTAAATTTCCTTTGTTAAAGGAGTGGGCTTATGCCGGCTTTTTCTTTTCCATGTCGGGCGCCATATTTTCGCACATCGCAGTGGGAAATCCCATCAGCGATATCCTCCCTCCGCTATTGTTACTGGTACTCACCATAGTTTCCTGGTACATCAGACCTGAGGATAGAAAAATCAGCTCCGTTAATCTATAA
- a CDS encoding SRPBCC family protein, protein MEQKTKIDAENGRQEIVITREFDLPLELLFKAYVEPEIVEQWMGTKVLKLENKKHGAWEFQTSDPKGNLAFTASGVIHEFVPNQKITRTFEMDSTPFDAQLEFLEFEKLTEGTSKLRMHIVYRSAAVRDQVLQLPFAKGINMAHNRLQEIVNKLK, encoded by the coding sequence ATGGAACAAAAAACAAAAATCGATGCTGAAAACGGCCGACAGGAAATTGTAATTACAAGGGAGTTTGATTTACCGCTTGAATTACTCTTTAAAGCTTATGTAGAGCCCGAAATTGTGGAACAATGGATGGGAACAAAAGTGCTGAAACTTGAAAACAAAAAGCATGGGGCCTGGGAATTTCAAACGAGCGATCCTAAAGGAAATCTGGCGTTTACAGCCAGCGGGGTTATTCATGAGTTTGTTCCGAACCAGAAAATCACCCGGACATTCGAAATGGACAGCACTCCTTTTGATGCTCAACTGGAATTCCTGGAATTTGAAAAACTGACTGAAGGAACCAGCAAGCTTCGTATGCATATTGTATACCGGTCAGCCGCAGTCAGAGATCAGGTTTTACAATTGCCATTTGCAAAGGGCATCAACATGGCACATAACAGATTACAGGAAATCGTAAACAAACTAAAATAA
- a CDS encoding ArsR/SmtB family transcription factor → MNLRRDVFQAIADPTRRAILLLVASQSMTAGAIASNFDTARPTVSKHLQILTECELLKQEQNGREIHYYINAKKMIEVADFIEPFRKMWDDRFNKLESIMKNYQSKELE, encoded by the coding sequence ATGAATTTAAGAAGAGACGTATTTCAAGCCATAGCAGACCCGACAAGAAGGGCAATATTGCTATTGGTTGCCTCACAATCCATGACGGCTGGTGCAATTGCTTCCAATTTTGACACCGCCAGACCCACCGTTTCCAAACATCTTCAAATCCTTACCGAATGTGAATTATTGAAACAGGAGCAGAACGGGAGAGAGATTCACTATTACATAAACGCAAAAAAAATGATAGAAGTAGCAGATTTTATCGAACCCTTCCGCAAGATGTGGGATGACAGGTTCAACAAATTAGAGAGTATCATGAAAAACTATCAATCTAAAGAATTAGAATAA
- a CDS encoding error-prone DNA polymerase, with amino-acid sequence MSYTELQVTTNFSFLRGASHPEEMVEQAALLGHRAIAITDHNTLAGIVRGHAAAKAKGIRIIPACRLDLVDGPSLLAYPTDQPAYSRLSTLLSTGNLRTEKGKCELYKADVYQFSEGIKFITVPPGKLNPAFDLDPAFKIALQEYKEAFGSNLYLGASFSYRGDDAKKLYRISALADQIGVAMVATNDVHFHHPDRRELQDVVTCVREKCTIYNAGYHLYQNAERYLKPAAEMERLFRQYPDAISCSQEIAEACRFSLDMLKYVYPEEITTEGRNPQEELTHLAWKGAKEFFGEELPEKISSAIEYELKFIAEMDYAAYFLTVYDIVRFARAQKILCQGRGSAANSTVCFCLGITSVNPTKFELLFERFISSARNEPPDIDVDFEHERREEVIQYIYDKYGRDRAAIVATVTQLHQKGAVRDVAKAMGLSVDAVDRLSKSMWELTEEWFEGKVVSDHGFNPDDPHLIKILELTRQFIGFPRQLGQHTGGFVITRGKLSELCPILNARMENRTCIEWNKDDIDTLGFLKIDVLALGMLTCIRKAFDLAKQHYDLDLTLANIPEDDPKVYDMISHADTIGVFQIESRAQMSMLPRLKPRNFYDLVIEVAIVRPGPIQGDMVHPYLRRRNGEEEVSYPSEELREILERTRGVPLFQEQAMKIAIVAAGFTPAEADELRRSMATFKSKGMVTKFRKKLVDGMTAKGYEKGFAERVFKQLEGFGSYGFPESHAASFALLVYVSCWLKYYYPDIFAAALLNSMPMGFYQPAQIVSDARKHKVEIRPIDVNLSLWDNTLEELSGQYCAMRLGFRQSNGLREEDLNLLIAGRQQGPYRHINALMEAGVPLSTLEKLADADAFRSMGMDRRQALWEVTALADRPLGLFEGQLKESAEEQQIQLPRMSLSEHVVHDYGATALSLKAHPVSFVRKELFHRHILSAKELNRWPDGTLVRVCGLVLVRQRPGTAAGICFITIEDETGIANLVVFQKLFEKYRKEILRSKLLMVEGKLQKEGEVIHVVVKHCYDLSGLLQGLVATDAENTGTAPKKVVQTELFPEARNFK; translated from the coding sequence ATGAGTTATACAGAATTACAGGTCACCACAAATTTCAGCTTCTTAAGAGGTGCTTCGCATCCTGAAGAAATGGTAGAGCAGGCTGCATTGCTTGGTCATCGTGCAATTGCCATCACCGATCACAATACCCTTGCCGGTATCGTAAGGGGGCATGCTGCGGCAAAGGCAAAAGGAATCAGGATCATTCCTGCCTGCAGGCTTGATCTGGTAGATGGTCCAAGTCTTTTGGCCTATCCAACCGACCAGCCGGCTTATTCCCGTTTGTCTACTTTACTTTCCACAGGCAACCTGCGGACAGAAAAAGGTAAATGCGAATTGTATAAAGCAGATGTGTATCAGTTCTCCGAAGGAATCAAATTTATTACTGTCCCTCCGGGGAAATTAAACCCTGCGTTTGATTTAGATCCGGCCTTTAAAATTGCCTTGCAGGAATATAAGGAGGCATTTGGATCGAATCTCTATCTGGGCGCCAGTTTCTCCTACCGGGGTGATGATGCGAAAAAACTGTATCGGATCTCAGCGCTTGCAGATCAGATCGGGGTAGCGATGGTCGCCACCAATGATGTTCATTTTCACCATCCGGACCGCCGGGAACTTCAGGATGTGGTAACCTGTGTCCGGGAAAAATGTACCATCTATAATGCGGGTTATCACCTGTATCAGAATGCAGAAAGATACCTGAAGCCTGCCGCAGAAATGGAGCGTTTATTCCGGCAATACCCGGATGCCATCAGCTGCAGTCAGGAGATTGCGGAAGCCTGCCGGTTTTCTCTGGATATGCTGAAATATGTTTATCCTGAGGAAATCACGACCGAAGGACGTAATCCGCAGGAAGAATTAACCCATCTGGCCTGGAAAGGGGCAAAAGAGTTTTTTGGAGAAGAGCTGCCGGAGAAGATTTCCAGCGCCATTGAATATGAATTGAAATTCATCGCAGAAATGGACTATGCAGCTTATTTCCTCACGGTGTACGACATTGTTCGCTTTGCCAGAGCACAAAAGATTTTGTGCCAGGGCAGGGGATCTGCAGCCAACTCAACAGTTTGTTTTTGCTTAGGTATTACTTCAGTAAACCCCACCAAATTCGAGTTGCTTTTTGAGCGTTTCATTTCTTCTGCACGGAATGAACCTCCGGACATAGATGTGGATTTCGAGCATGAGCGAAGGGAAGAAGTGATTCAGTATATCTACGATAAGTATGGACGCGACCGGGCAGCAATTGTGGCCACAGTAACACAGCTTCATCAGAAAGGGGCAGTGCGCGATGTGGCAAAAGCAATGGGCTTATCTGTGGACGCGGTAGACCGCCTTTCCAAATCAATGTGGGAATTAACGGAGGAATGGTTTGAAGGTAAAGTTGTGTCTGATCATGGCTTTAACCCTGATGATCCACACCTGATTAAGATCCTGGAGCTCACTCGGCAGTTTATCGGTTTTCCGCGTCAGCTGGGACAACATACGGGTGGTTTTGTGATTACCAGGGGGAAACTGAGCGAGCTTTGTCCGATCCTGAACGCTCGCATGGAAAACAGGACCTGTATTGAATGGAACAAGGATGATATTGATACACTTGGTTTCCTTAAAATCGATGTACTGGCATTGGGGATGCTGACCTGTATCCGAAAGGCCTTTGATCTGGCCAAACAGCATTATGATCTGGATCTCACCCTGGCCAATATTCCTGAGGACGATCCCAAAGTATACGATATGATCAGTCATGCGGACACGATAGGGGTATTTCAGATTGAAAGCAGGGCACAAATGTCTATGTTACCCAGGTTAAAACCGAGGAACTTCTATGATCTGGTGATTGAAGTGGCAATAGTACGCCCCGGACCCATTCAGGGAGATATGGTTCACCCTTATCTGCGCCGGCGTAATGGAGAAGAAGAGGTCAGTTATCCTTCAGAAGAACTCCGGGAAATCCTGGAACGCACAAGGGGAGTGCCTTTGTTTCAGGAACAGGCCATGAAGATCGCCATTGTTGCCGCAGGCTTCACACCGGCAGAGGCAGACGAATTGCGCAGAAGTATGGCTACGTTTAAATCTAAGGGCATGGTTACTAAGTTCCGGAAGAAACTGGTGGATGGCATGACTGCAAAAGGATATGAGAAAGGTTTTGCAGAACGGGTATTCAAACAACTGGAAGGATTCGGTAGTTATGGTTTTCCGGAAAGTCATGCTGCAAGTTTTGCCTTGCTGGTCTATGTATCCTGCTGGCTGAAGTATTATTATCCGGATATTTTTGCGGCAGCTTTACTAAACAGTATGCCTATGGGTTTCTACCAGCCTGCCCAGATTGTAAGTGATGCCAGGAAGCACAAGGTCGAGATCAGACCGATTGATGTGAATTTATCGCTATGGGATAACACCCTGGAAGAGCTGTCCGGCCAATACTGCGCGATGAGACTGGGCTTTCGTCAGAGTAACGGTTTGAGAGAAGAGGATTTAAATTTGTTGATCGCCGGACGACAACAGGGGCCTTATCGCCATATCAATGCCTTAATGGAAGCCGGAGTGCCTCTGTCTACGCTGGAAAAGCTGGCCGATGCTGATGCTTTCCGTTCTATGGGGATGGACAGGAGACAGGCATTATGGGAGGTAACCGCGCTTGCTGACCGCCCTTTAGGTTTATTCGAAGGGCAACTGAAAGAAAGTGCAGAAGAGCAGCAGATACAATTGCCCAGAATGTCATTGTCAGAACATGTGGTTCATGATTATGGGGCCACAGCCTTATCCTTGAAAGCACATCCGGTAAGTTTTGTCCGCAAGGAACTGTTCCATCGCCATATTCTTTCCGCTAAGGAATTAAACCGCTGGCCTGATGGTACGCTGGTAAGGGTATGTGGATTGGTGCTGGTGAGGCAAAGGCCGGGAACCGCTGCAGGGATCTGTTTCATTACCATTGAGGATGAAACAGGAATCGCCAATCTGGTGGTTTTTCAGAAACTGTTTGAAAAGTACCGGAAAGAGATCTTAAGGTCAAAGTTACTGATGGTAGAAGGGAAATTGCAAAAGGAAGGAGAGGTGATTCATGTGGTGGTTAAGCATTGTTATGACCTGTCTGGTCTTTTGCAGGGGCTGGTGGCAACAGACGCTGAAAATACAGGCACTGCACCCAAAAAAGTGGTACAGACTGAGCTTTTTCCCGAAGCCAGGAATTTTAAATAA
- a CDS encoding Y-family DNA polymerase → MSRRYLTIWFRHLTTDQLAIRKPELKGEPFVLAAAERGRMVVKACSAAATKRGIETGMALADARAILPDLDVLDNHPLRAGKLLRALAEWSLRYTPVAAVDLPDGLILDVSGCTHLWGGEDLYLREILTKLRSAGYEVSAAIADTIGAAWAISRFGQISAVVEPGDHMDALRSLPPAALRLEAPVLERLQKLGLYQVRSFINMPARVLRRRFGQDLLTRLDQALGRTTERIEPIQAIVPYQERLPALEPIRTATGIEIALRKLLDQICQRLFREGKGMRKAVFKGYRIDGKIQQIEIGTNQPVRNIEHLFKLFALKIATIAPGLGIELFVLEAPVTEDLSIQQESLWAAGNQENSVIAGLLDRLAGRFGAGAIHRYLPDQHHWPERSICEAKSLEERPAINWPEDQPRPVCLLPRPEPIQVTSPIPDYPPMLFIYKGKVHKIRKADGPERIEREWWIEQGLIRDYYRVEDEQGARYWVFRSGQYKDDQPEWFIHGFFA, encoded by the coding sequence ATGTCGAGACGCTATCTGACCATATGGTTTCGTCATCTGACCACAGACCAGCTTGCTATCCGTAAGCCGGAACTGAAAGGAGAGCCCTTTGTGCTTGCTGCTGCGGAACGTGGGCGGATGGTGGTGAAAGCCTGTAGTGCCGCTGCCACAAAAAGGGGAATTGAAACAGGAATGGCACTGGCAGATGCAAGGGCTATATTACCCGATCTGGACGTATTGGACAATCATCCGCTAAGGGCCGGAAAGTTACTTCGCGCACTGGCCGAATGGAGCTTAAGGTATACTCCGGTTGCAGCGGTTGATTTGCCTGACGGCCTGATACTTGATGTCAGTGGCTGCACTCACCTCTGGGGTGGGGAAGATTTATACCTTCGGGAGATTTTAACGAAACTGCGTTCAGCAGGTTATGAAGTAAGTGCGGCCATAGCAGATACGATAGGTGCTGCCTGGGCGATATCCCGCTTCGGACAAATTAGTGCGGTTGTGGAACCCGGCGACCATATGGATGCTTTAAGGTCCTTACCTCCGGCGGCCCTGCGCCTGGAAGCACCGGTATTGGAGCGCCTGCAAAAACTAGGCTTGTATCAGGTCCGTAGCTTTATTAATATGCCTGCCAGGGTATTGCGCAGACGCTTTGGGCAGGACCTGCTGACCAGACTGGACCAGGCCTTAGGGCGGACAACCGAACGGATAGAACCAATACAAGCCATTGTCCCTTATCAGGAACGCCTCCCTGCTCTGGAACCCATCCGTACAGCAACAGGTATTGAAATTGCCTTGCGTAAATTGTTGGATCAGATTTGTCAGCGTCTGTTCCGGGAAGGTAAAGGGATGAGGAAAGCGGTATTTAAAGGCTATAGGATTGATGGGAAGATCCAGCAGATTGAAATCGGTACGAATCAACCGGTCAGAAATATCGAACACCTGTTTAAATTGTTTGCCTTGAAGATCGCTACAATTGCCCCTGGTTTGGGGATAGAATTGTTTGTCCTCGAAGCTCCTGTTACAGAAGACCTTTCCATCCAGCAGGAGTCTCTCTGGGCGGCCGGTAATCAGGAAAACAGCGTTATTGCAGGTTTGCTGGACCGGCTGGCCGGAAGATTTGGAGCGGGTGCCATCCACCGGTACCTGCCGGATCAGCACCATTGGCCGGAGCGGTCTATATGTGAAGCAAAAAGCCTGGAAGAGAGGCCTGCCATTAACTGGCCGGAGGATCAGCCCAGGCCGGTATGCTTATTACCCAGACCCGAACCGATCCAGGTCACTTCGCCCATTCCGGATTATCCTCCAATGTTATTCATCTATAAAGGAAAGGTTCATAAAATCAGGAAGGCCGATGGCCCGGAAAGAATTGAAAGGGAATGGTGGATCGAACAGGGGCTGATCAGAGACTATTATAGGGTAGAAGATGAGCAGGGTGCCCGTTACTGGGTTTTCCGCTCGGGTCAGTATAAGGATGATCAGCCGGAATGGTTTATACATGGTTTTTTTGCCTGA
- a CDS encoding ImuA family protein, whose product MEQGANKNDIIEKLKRDILLMQGFSAVLDYERPDIGLGPLEKAFPNHVFPTAAVHEFVSSSQAEGAATTGFMAGLISHLMKEEGTCLWVGTQRRLFPPGLKAFGISPDRVIFIDLQRERDALWAIEEGLKCGALTAVVAELKEISLTESRRLQLAVEKSRVTGFLHRCNSLKTNRITCVSRWQISPIASQLEDGLPGVGYPRWNVELQKIRNGKPGSWQLEWSAGRFIHLATAAADQTLIQQTG is encoded by the coding sequence ATGGAACAAGGGGCGAATAAAAATGACATTATCGAAAAATTGAAAAGAGACATCCTTTTAATGCAGGGATTCTCTGCAGTTTTAGATTATGAGCGCCCCGATATAGGCCTTGGACCTTTAGAAAAAGCCTTTCCCAATCATGTTTTTCCAACTGCAGCTGTTCACGAATTTGTCAGCTCCAGTCAGGCAGAGGGAGCAGCAACAACCGGATTTATGGCTGGCCTGATCAGTCATTTAATGAAAGAAGAGGGAACCTGCCTTTGGGTGGGTACACAACGCAGGCTTTTTCCTCCGGGATTAAAGGCCTTTGGCATTTCCCCGGACCGGGTCATTTTTATAGACCTGCAGCGCGAACGGGATGCACTCTGGGCAATAGAGGAAGGCTTAAAATGCGGGGCATTGACTGCGGTGGTTGCCGAATTAAAAGAAATCAGTCTTACGGAATCCAGGAGGTTACAACTGGCGGTAGAGAAAAGCCGGGTTACTGGTTTTCTGCACCGTTGCAATTCCCTCAAAACAAACCGCATTACCTGTGTTTCCCGCTGGCAGATTAGCCCCATAGCCAGTCAGCTGGAAGATGGGCTTCCGGGTGTCGGTTATCCCCGCTGGAATGTCGAACTGCAAAAGATCCGTAATGGTAAACCCGGCAGCTGGCAGCTGGAATGGTCTGCAGGGCGGTTTATCCACCTGGCAACGGCTGCTGCAGATCAAACTTTAATTCAACAAACAGGATAA
- a CDS encoding XRE family transcriptional regulator → MNTQKVFFSTNIKFLRERKKLSQELMAESLGIGRSKLNALESGQTKAPQPEDLINCSNTFKISIDSLLKVDLSRISELKLRELESGSDIYLQGGNIRVLAITVDKDNKENMEYIPVKAKAGYRAGYNDPEFVASLPKFSLPNLPESGTFRMFPTIGASMLPIPEGAEVICKFIEDWQNIKARTLCIVVLKAEQDFVFKQVTIEPEGMILLESLNKLFQPYKVPVSEVLEIWQFHSYQSQEIPEQETDLQEIKRMITALQNQVLKS, encoded by the coding sequence ATGAATACTCAAAAAGTTTTTTTTTCTACCAATATTAAGTTCCTCCGGGAAAGGAAGAAACTGAGTCAGGAATTGATGGCAGAAAGCCTGGGCATAGGCCGTTCCAAGCTCAATGCACTGGAAAGCGGGCAGACGAAAGCACCCCAGCCGGAGGACCTCATCAATTGTTCCAATACTTTTAAGATCAGCATTGACAGTCTGCTGAAAGTTGACCTATCCAGAATCTCGGAACTCAAACTCAGGGAACTGGAATCCGGAAGTGACATTTATTTACAGGGTGGCAATATCCGTGTATTGGCGATTACGGTAGACAAGGACAATAAAGAGAACATGGAATATATTCCGGTCAAAGCAAAAGCAGGTTATCGCGCCGGCTATAATGATCCTGAATTCGTCGCTTCCTTACCCAAATTTTCCCTTCCGAATCTTCCTGAATCGGGGACCTTCCGTATGTTCCCTACCATAGGAGCTTCCATGCTTCCAATTCCCGAAGGTGCTGAGGTGATCTGTAAATTTATAGAGGACTGGCAAAACATCAAGGCCCGTACCCTCTGTATTGTGGTACTAAAAGCGGAACAGGATTTTGTATTTAAGCAGGTGACGATTGAACCCGAAGGAATGATATTACTGGAATCTTTAAACAAACTCTTCCAACCTTATAAAGTACCGGTTTCTGAAGTGCTGGAAATCTGGCAATTCCATAGCTACCAGAGCCAGGAAATCCCGGAACAGGAAACTGATCTTCAGGAAATTAAGCGGATGATCACTGCACTACAAAACCAGGTGCTGAAAAGCTAA
- a CDS encoding nuclear transport factor 2 family protein codes for MKFTFFIIAFFVIGTLSVQAQTTQDTLDIKKVALAYIESQHTPNPKQMEDALHPRVVKRSVFKNKKTKKDYVSEYSAENLVILAESYNTAGDKFPKAPRKDLKLLDVSALTASVKLIADEWFDYMHLVKTNGEWKIINVLWQYNKISEHQ; via the coding sequence ATGAAATTCACTTTCTTCATTATTGCATTCTTCGTTATCGGCACTTTAAGTGTTCAGGCCCAAACCACTCAGGATACGCTTGATATCAAAAAAGTAGCACTGGCTTATATTGAGTCCCAGCATACGCCAAATCCCAAACAAATGGAAGATGCATTACATCCACGTGTAGTGAAAAGATCCGTGTTCAAAAATAAGAAAACGAAGAAAGATTATGTTTCTGAATATTCAGCGGAAAATCTGGTTATCCTTGCAGAAAGTTATAATACCGCAGGCGACAAATTTCCCAAAGCACCAAGGAAAGACCTTAAATTACTTGATGTATCTGCATTAACTGCTTCTGTTAAACTCATTGCCGACGAATGGTTTGACTACATGCACCTGGTTAAGACCAATGGAGAATGGAAGATCATCAATGTCCTTTGGCAGTATAATAAGATATCAGAGCACCAATAG
- a CDS encoding response regulator transcription factor produces the protein MSIKKVMVCDDDRGILDLIEMIMEDAGFSVISEINSLNAISRIEKEQPDLLILDIWMPVLSGDQVLKSIKDSNSIIKLPVLMYSASKEGESIAEAAGADDYIAKPFDLDELVGKVNRLLVL, from the coding sequence ATGAGTATTAAAAAAGTAATGGTATGTGATGATGACAGGGGAATACTGGACCTGATCGAAATGATTATGGAAGATGCGGGATTCTCTGTCATCTCTGAAATCAATAGCCTGAATGCCATATCTAGAATTGAAAAAGAACAACCTGATCTACTGATTTTAGACATCTGGATGCCTGTGTTATCAGGAGATCAGGTTTTAAAAAGTATAAAGGACAGCAACAGCATTATTAAACTCCCCGTACTTATGTATTCCGCAAGTAAGGAAGGAGAGAGTATTGCCGAGGCTGCAGGAGCGGACGATTATATAGCCAAACCATTTGACCTCGACGAATTGGTGGGTAAAGTGAACCGGCTATTGGTGCTCTGA
- a CDS encoding sensor histidine kinase — protein METKNINHISVSEKRFLDPTILASVLDATNTGIVITDNLLPDNPIIYCNAAFEKMCGYDHDEIIGHNCRFLQNKDRSQEARFEIAEAIRNGENCVVEIRNYTKDGQLFYNQLYLSAVKDLSGNVTHFIGIQNDVTSRKKAEQTLQMNFKETEQKVIDRTKMLKESEEYLSSIVETIRESLLVMDKDYTILSANHHFLNTFKVSLNETKGKLLYDLGNGQWDIPELRLMMEEILPTNNPVLDYEVEHEFPHIGRKLMLLNAHRVELEGQFKDRILLAIEDITEKRAVEQRKDDFLSIASHELKTPLTTVVGYVQMMQRLMPENSSERFRSVVDKTERYVARLNQLLKELMDVSRIQTGNIELHMDYFDFDKMVRETIEGIQAATRGHRIIVKGQPINQCYGDESNLVQVITNLISNAIKYSPDSKEIDIHVSRVSSFIKFSVRDYGLGIKEDDLKKVFERFYRVGEIQKNYPGMGIGLYICDQIIKNHKGTLWVESEPGKGSVFSFTLPVNLDKKAAYEY, from the coding sequence TTGGAGACGAAAAACATAAATCATATATCCGTATCAGAGAAACGCTTTCTCGATCCGACTATTCTTGCCAGTGTATTGGATGCTACAAACACAGGTATTGTAATCACCGATAATTTATTGCCGGACAATCCCATCATCTATTGTAACGCAGCTTTTGAGAAGATGTGTGGTTATGATCATGATGAGATCATTGGTCACAATTGTCGCTTTTTACAAAATAAGGACCGTAGCCAGGAGGCTCGTTTTGAAATCGCCGAAGCGATAAGAAATGGTGAAAACTGCGTGGTGGAAATCAGGAACTATACTAAAGACGGGCAGTTGTTCTACAATCAGCTTTATCTTTCTGCGGTTAAAGATCTTTCCGGTAATGTGACCCATTTTATTGGCATACAGAACGATGTGACCTCAAGGAAAAAAGCCGAGCAGACCCTGCAGATGAATTTCAAGGAAACTGAGCAGAAGGTCATCGACAGGACCAAGATGCTCAAAGAAAGCGAGGAGTACCTTTCCAGTATTGTGGAAACAATCCGTGAAAGTCTCTTGGTCATGGATAAAGATTATACCATTCTAAGTGCAAATCATCATTTTCTAAATACGTTTAAAGTATCCCTCAATGAAACAAAAGGAAAACTGTTGTATGACCTTGGAAACGGGCAATGGGATATCCCGGAGTTAAGGTTAATGATGGAGGAGATCTTACCTACCAATAATCCTGTACTGGATTATGAAGTGGAACATGAATTTCCTCATATCGGCCGGAAACTAATGTTGTTAAATGCACACAGGGTAGAGCTGGAAGGTCAGTTTAAGGACCGGATTTTATTGGCGATTGAAGACATTACTGAGAAAAGAGCGGTTGAGCAGCGTAAAGATGATTTTCTTTCCATTGCAAGTCATGAGCTGAAAACACCTCTGACTACGGTAGTTGGTTATGTGCAGATGATGCAGCGTTTAATGCCTGAAAATTCCTCGGAAAGATTCCGTTCTGTAGTGGATAAAACAGAAAGATATGTAGCACGCTTAAATCAGTTGTTGAAAGAACTGATGGATGTTTCCCGCATACAAACGGGAAATATTGAATTACACATGGATTATTTCGACTTTGATAAAATGGTTAGAGAAACCATTGAAGGAATTCAAGCTGCAACCCGTGGACATCGGATTATTGTGAAAGGACAACCTATTAATCAATGTTATGGTGATGAATCCAATCTGGTACAGGTAATTACCAATCTGATCAGTAATGCCATCAAATATTCACCGGATTCTAAAGAAATAGACATACACGTCTCCCGGGTGAGTAGCTTTATTAAATTTTCGGTCAGAGATTATGGACTTGGAATTAAAGAGGATGATCTGAAAAAAGTATTCGAAAGGTTCTATCGTGTGGGAGAGATTCAGAAAAATTATCCGGGTATGGGCATCGGCCTTTATATCTGTGATCAGATTATAAAAAATCATAAAGGAACACTTTGGGTAGAAAGTGAACCAGGAAAAGGATCGGTATTCAGTTTTACTTTACCGGTAAATCTTGATAAAAAAGCGGCTTATGAGTATTAA
- a CDS encoding DUF1963 domain-containing protein — protein MHSINSYVFKQHSSPQIEAANKLKGKPEDYMVLLRVGSDNHTGFSFWDAGEIYFVIHKSDLAKGDFSNIFCGLEST, from the coding sequence ATGCATAGCATTAACAGTTATGTTTTTAAACAGCACAGCTCGCCCCAGATCGAAGCTGCCAATAAACTCAAGGGCAAACCTGAGGATTACATGGTTTTATTAAGGGTAGGTTCAGATAACCATACCGGATTCTCATTCTGGGATGCCGGAGAGATTTACTTTGTTATCCATAAAAGCGATCTGGCGAAGGGTGATTTCTCCAATATCTTTTGTGGCCTGGAAAGTACTTAA